The Nostoc sp. 'Lobaria pulmonaria (5183) cyanobiont' DNA window TTAGCCGTCACCTTAGTAGAGAATCATGATTCTCAACCCTTGCAGTCGTTGGAGTCTGTAGTAGAAAGCTGGTTTAAACCGTTGGCTTATGCGTTAATCCTACTGCGAAGTGAGGGTTATCCCTGTATTTTCTATGCCGATTACTATGGTGCTAATTACAAGGATAAGGGCCCAGATGGCAATGAGTATGAGATTTGGCTCGATAGTCATCAATGGATAATTGATAAATTTTTGCACGCTCGTCAAACTTATGCCTATGGCGAGCAATACGATTATTTCGACCACGCTAATACAATCGGCTGGACACGCTTAGGAGATGAAGAACATCCTGGCGGTATTGCAGTTGTTCTGAGTAATGGAGGAGAGGGGACTAAGTGGATGGAAGTTGGGCAACCCAACACCACTTACATTGACATCACTGAACATATCAGCGAACCTGTCACAACGAATGATCAGGGCTGGGCTGATTTTCGCTGCAATGCTGGTTCTGTTTCTGTGTGGGTTCCACAGTCGTAGTCGGGGTTTTAGTAGCATTCATGCAGAAAGATTACTAACAAAGGCAGAGGGTAGGAGGCACAAGGATACACTCTGCCCTCTGCCCACGACTGAAAGGAGTAAGGGTATGAATCCCCTTCATTAAACCTTGTCAGCGATTCTGCTAACTGCTGAAAATGGGTATTGTGTACGAACCAGCCTCTGCGGCGATCGCCTTTTTGATATGTGCAATTCATTAATAAGCGCAAGCTATAGCTTCTCCTTGATAAAACATTCAATTCCGCACCCTTAAAGTTTTGTTATGCAATCATTTAAGTTAATTTTCACGGCTTTGTTCCGTAGGTGTTTCACTTATCAGTCACCATTTATAAGCAAAACCATTATTATTACTCAACATCAATGACAATTTAATATGATTACCAGTAGTACAAGCACTAGCAATTGGTGTTATTGATTCAACCAATTCACTAAACCAACTAAACCATAAGTCAGTGTCTGAAACGGTAAAATGGCAAATACTTAAGGTTGAAAGCTTTGCACTGTATACATTCAACGGAGAGGGAGGGATTCGAACCCTCGTTAAGTTTCCCTAAACAGACTTTCCAGGTCTGCGCCTTAAACCGCTCGGCCACCTCTCCAGGTGCCACAAGTTACGATTCTACTATAAAATCCCAGTAAATGCAAAGATAAAGAAAGATATTCTAGATTGAATTTGATAGCCCTAATCCTAAAACACAAATCCAGATGTCCCGTACATACACAATTAAAGTTCGCGATCGCGCTACTGGCAAAACATACACCCTACAAGTGCCAGAAGACCGCTACATCCTGCACACTGGCGAAAAACAAGGTGTGGAACTACCGTTTTCCTGCCGCAACGGGGCTTGTACTGCTTGTGCTGTGAGAGTGTTATCAGGAGAAATTTACCAACCAGAGGCGATCGGCTTGTCGCCAGATTTACGTCGCCAAGGTTATGCCTTGTTGTGTGTGAGTTACCCCCGTTCTGACTTGGAAGTGGAAACACAAGATGAAGATGAAGTCTACGAACTCCAGTTTGGACGCTATTTTGCTAAGGGAAGAATTAAAGCGGGTTTACCCTTAGATGAGGAATAAACAATTCAAAATCACCAAATTTCTGATGCCTATGCGTCTTGGTGAGAGGGTGCGAAAAATAGCTATTTTGGCTTGCTTATTACTCTTGGTGAGTTGCCAAGGTAAAAACCAACTGCCAAACAATCAGGCTCAGGTGAAAGTAGCGCGGGTAGTTAGTGGGCAAAGTTTGGAAGTTTTAGGCATGGCTGAAGAACCAAATTTGATTTCTCAAGTGCGGTTAGTGGGTATTGATGCACCAGATTTACGACAGCGCCCTTGGGGGGAAGCAGCAAAAGAACAGTTAGATAATCTAATTGGTGGTGTAGAACAATCGGTAACGCTGGAGTTTGATTTAGAAGCAAAAGACAAAATTGGGCGAACTCTAGCTTATGTGTGGAAAAATAAGGTGTTATTGAATGAAGAATTAGTCAAACAAGGGAATGCAATGTTTGTAGGGCGATCGCCTAACCATAAGTATGACCTGCGTTTAGAACGTGCCCAACAATGGGCTAGACTCATGGGGCAAGGAATCTGGAACCCAGAAAAACCGATGCGCCTCACTCCCGCAGAGTTTCGCCGCCAAAATCTTTAATTAGTGCTGAGTGCTGAGTGCTGAGGGGGAAAGTGGGGGAGTGAGGAAGTGAAGGAGAAGAATTAATAACCAATGCCCAATACTTCGGCAACTCTTGGAGACGCTACGCGAACGCTCAGTACAAGTGCCCAATGACAAATGACCAATGACAAATGACAAATGACTAATCTACAAATTTTTCTCGATATTGCCACAGAAGCGGCCTTAGCTGCTGGTGGTATTTTGCAAGGTTACTTGGGTAAGTTAGAAGATGCAATTATTGAAAAAGGACGCCCTGGTGATTTAGTTACAGCTGCTGATAAAGCCTCAGAAGAGTTGATTTTAGAAATTTTGCGCCGCCACTTTCCCCAGCACTCGATCCTCGCTGAAGAATCAGGGAAATTAGGTAATCAACAGAATGAATATCTCTGGGCAATAGATCCTCTAGATGGCACAACCAACTACGCCCATCAATACCCATTTTTTGCCGTTTCCATCGGGCTGTTAATTAATGGTGTTCCGCAAGTTGGTGTAATTTATGACCCATTTCATAATGAGTTATTCAGTGCTGCTGCTGGCTTGGGAGCAACGCGTAACCGTCAGCCCATCAAGGTTTCAGTCACATCTGAACTGAATAAAAGCCTACTAGTGACAGGATTTGCCTACGATCGCCGCGAAACCTCTGATAATAACTACGCAGAATTTAGTCACCTTACCCATCTGACCCAAGGAGTTAGACGTAGCGGTTCGGCATCGCTAGATTTGGCTTATGTTGCCTGTGGGCGTGTCGATGGTTACTGGGAACGGGGACTTTCTCCTTGGGATATTGCCGCCGGGATAATTTTGGTAAAAGAAGCCGGGGGTAATGTTACCGCCTACGATGGAACTGCCGTCAAAATTGAGTCAGGTAGAATTCTTGCCACAAATAGTTATATTCACGACTCTATCAGTAACGAACTTTTACAGGTTCCACCACTGTCAGCCTGGGTATAGCAGATGGGGCTTTCCCTCAGACTTTGGGTAAACTAAAACCAATCTAACTGCTCCCTTGGTGCAAAAACTCTATATGTCTTTCAAAATAGATCGTGGACTATTTAAATATGATTTCATAGATCATCACGCAGTGTTGTGCGTTCCAGTTGATGCCGATGTCAAAGAGATTCGCAAACGCTATCTCCAAGTCGCCCGTCGTTTGCACCCAGACAGTAGTCTTACTGAAACTGCTGCTCAAAAACATCTCGGTAATGAATTGTTATCAAAGCTGGTTAACCCAGCTTACGAAAAACTCTCTGGCGATCGCACTCGCACTGAATATATTCTAATTTTGTCGCAAATTGGCAAGCGTCTGGTACAAGAGTCTGCTTCGGTAACTCTAAACACTGGCTTGGCTAGACAGTTAGTTGAGGCAGCTAATATCGATCATTTTTATAAAACTGCGATCGCGAAACTAGCCCAAACCCAATATGATTCTTTAGAACAAGCGCAGCAAGTCATTGCCCAAGCTAGTGAGTTGAATTTAGTGTATTTAATGCGGAGTGCGGGTAAAGCATCCGCAGCGCCGCCACCACCTGCTCAACCCAAAGTCCAATCAGGTACACCTGAGCCAAATACACCAAAAAAT harbors:
- a CDS encoding thermonuclease family protein, with the protein product MPMRLGERVRKIAILACLLLLVSCQGKNQLPNNQAQVKVARVVSGQSLEVLGMAEEPNLISQVRLVGIDAPDLRQRPWGEAAKEQLDNLIGGVEQSVTLEFDLEAKDKIGRTLAYVWKNKVLLNEELVKQGNAMFVGRSPNHKYDLRLERAQQWARLMGQGIWNPEKPMRLTPAEFRRQNL
- a CDS encoding 2Fe-2S iron-sulfur cluster-binding protein is translated as MSRTYTIKVRDRATGKTYTLQVPEDRYILHTGEKQGVELPFSCRNGACTACAVRVLSGEIYQPEAIGLSPDLRRQGYALLCVSYPRSDLEVETQDEDEVYELQFGRYFAKGRIKAGLPLDEE
- a CDS encoding inositol monophosphatase family protein, with the translated sequence MTNLQIFLDIATEAALAAGGILQGYLGKLEDAIIEKGRPGDLVTAADKASEELILEILRRHFPQHSILAEESGKLGNQQNEYLWAIDPLDGTTNYAHQYPFFAVSIGLLINGVPQVGVIYDPFHNELFSAAAGLGATRNRQPIKVSVTSELNKSLLVTGFAYDRRETSDNNYAEFSHLTHLTQGVRRSGSASLDLAYVACGRVDGYWERGLSPWDIAAGIILVKEAGGNVTAYDGTAVKIESGRILATNSYIHDSISNELLQVPPLSAWV
- a CDS encoding J domain-containing protein produces the protein MSFKIDRGLFKYDFIDHHAVLCVPVDADVKEIRKRYLQVARRLHPDSSLTETAAQKHLGNELLSKLVNPAYEKLSGDRTRTEYILILSQIGKRLVQESASVTLNTGLARQLVEAANIDHFYKTAIAKLAQTQYDSLEQAQQVIAQASELNLVYLMRSAGKASAAPPPPAQPKVQSGTPEPNTPKNTAPAPPKEDLIVEQYIRRAQSLIDKNQFAQAKVELQDALKLEPKNSRCHSLIAMVYLKQNQLKMAKIHFDNALKLDPSDETALQWKPKIDKALGQQPSDQKVTSSPNNGDKQPEKSGSGLFGGLFGGKKK